The following proteins are encoded in a genomic region of Paenibacillus sp. FSL R7-0273:
- a CDS encoding phosphotransferase enzyme family protein has translation MINLLNTAQKALSNYAITCKSVDFIAQSGNTIYKVTDMDNNSYSLRLHQSKGDALESFWSKPEVIDSEMVWLQALALETDVTVPAPFKNIRGEFITNVDDINCTLLRWVEGEQKPFIPTVEDAAAIGGMMGKLHRQASNWSIPGLFERPSFDSSRILQSLDKLEEQSDAGMLNAEDTALLQQAGHRVIAMMNTIERAPGNWGMIHADLIPNNLVFHGKEVRPIDFGACGFGYYLVDLGWTFSYIHPAFREQLLQSYAEYYPLPDNHVELLEGFFIAAQLETMNFWLGLPDWQEWLPDHIGRLASREVSTYMNGQSFLYSGKPYWE, from the coding sequence TTGATTAATCTTTTGAATACTGCTCAGAAGGCCTTAAGTAACTACGCAATAACTTGCAAGTCGGTTGATTTTATCGCACAAAGCGGGAATACGATCTATAAGGTCACTGACATGGACAACAACAGCTACAGCCTGCGCCTGCACCAATCCAAAGGGGATGCTCTTGAAAGCTTCTGGAGTAAGCCGGAAGTGATCGATTCTGAAATGGTCTGGCTTCAAGCCCTGGCCTTGGAAACAGATGTAACTGTGCCGGCACCTTTTAAGAATATCCGCGGGGAATTCATCACGAACGTAGACGATATTAATTGCACTTTACTAAGATGGGTGGAGGGTGAGCAGAAGCCCTTTATTCCTACTGTAGAGGACGCGGCGGCTATAGGGGGAATGATGGGTAAATTACACCGGCAAGCCTCGAATTGGAGCATCCCAGGTTTATTTGAACGCCCTTCCTTTGACAGCTCCCGGATACTGCAATCCCTGGACAAGCTTGAAGAGCAGTCTGATGCAGGTATGCTTAACGCAGAGGATACAGCGCTTCTTCAGCAAGCCGGTCACCGAGTCATTGCAATGATGAACACTATTGAAAGAGCTCCAGGCAATTGGGGAATGATTCATGCGGATTTAATTCCAAATAATCTGGTGTTTCATGGAAAAGAGGTACGGCCGATCGACTTTGGCGCTTGCGGGTTTGGATACTATTTAGTTGATCTTGGCTGGACGTTCTCCTATATCCATCCTGCATTTAGAGAACAGCTGCTTCAATCCTATGCGGAGTATTATCCGTTACCGGATAACCATGTTGAGTTGTTGGAGGGCTTTTTTATTGCAGCGCAGCTGGAAACTATGAATTTCTGGCTGGGTCTGCCTGACTGGCAGGAATGGCTGCCTGATCATATTGGAAGATTAGCAAGCAGAGAGGTTAGTACCTATATGAATGGTCAATCGTTCCTCTATAGCGGGAAACCTTACTGGGAATAG
- a CDS encoding tRNA dihydrouridine synthase, giving the protein MTTNFWRDLPRPFFILAPMEDVTDVVFRHVVSKAGRPDVFFTEFANTESYCHPEGHHAVRGRLTFTEDEQPIVAHIWGDKPEYFRQMSIGMAEEGFKGIDLNMGCPVANVAENGKGSGLICRPELAAEIIQAAKAGGLPVSVKTRLGFTEIDEWRGWLTHILQQDIVNLSIHLRTREEMSKVDAHWELIPEIKKLRDEIAPNTLLTINGDIPDRQTGLKLAEEYGVDGIMIGRGIFQNPFAFEQEPKEHSSAELLDLLRLHLDLYDQYAGQAPRSFSPLQRFFKIYVRGFRGAGELRNTLMNTKSTGEVRALLDAFVSKEPDEAENV; this is encoded by the coding sequence ATGACAACTAACTTTTGGCGCGATTTGCCGCGTCCCTTTTTTATATTGGCGCCGATGGAGGATGTGACGGATGTGGTGTTTCGTCATGTCGTAAGTAAGGCGGGCAGACCGGATGTGTTTTTTACCGAGTTTGCGAATACGGAGAGCTACTGCCACCCGGAGGGGCATCATGCGGTGCGCGGGCGGTTGACGTTTACAGAGGATGAGCAGCCGATTGTTGCGCATATCTGGGGAGATAAGCCGGAATATTTCCGGCAGATGAGCATCGGGATGGCGGAGGAAGGCTTCAAGGGCATCGACCTTAACATGGGCTGTCCTGTAGCGAACGTAGCCGAGAACGGGAAGGGAAGCGGCCTGATCTGCCGTCCCGAGCTTGCAGCGGAGATCATCCAGGCGGCGAAGGCCGGGGGACTGCCGGTCAGCGTGAAAACAAGGCTCGGGTTCACCGAAATCGATGAATGGCGCGGCTGGTTAACCCATATTTTGCAGCAGGATATTGTGAATCTGTCGATTCATCTGCGCACACGTGAGGAAATGAGCAAGGTGGATGCCCACTGGGAGCTGATTCCTGAGATCAAAAAGCTTCGCGATGAGATTGCACCCAATACCTTGTTAACCATTAACGGAGATATCCCTGACCGCCAGACTGGCCTGAAGCTTGCTGAGGAGTATGGGGTGGATGGGATTATGATCGGGCGGGGGATTTTTCAGAATCCGTTTGCGTTTGAGCAGGAGCCGAAGGAGCACAGTAGCGCGGAACTGCTGGATCTGCTGCGGCTGCATCTGGACCTTTATGATCAATACGCAGGACAGGCACCACGCTCGTTCAGCCCGCTTCAGCGGTTCTTCAAAATCTACGTCCGCGGCTTCCGCGGAGCCGGAGAACTAAGAAATACCCTGATGAATACCAAGTCAACGGGTGAAGTGCGTGCGCTGCTGGATGCTTTTGTGAGTAAGGAGCCTGACGAGGCGGAGAACGTATAG